A single genomic interval of Pyrobaculum arsenaticum DSM 13514 harbors:
- a CDS encoding HEPN domain-containing protein, with translation MPIHPKWLERHYRHFHEALSGAERGDDKWACYNAYVAVRTLLLGILGEDPYAPKMGLYSLPSLARKAMPMLDPEAEKCASCLEDWFGKPAVRCLRCAELLTEALQATLRS, from the coding sequence ATGCCCATTCACCCTAAGTGGCTTGAGCGGCACTACCGCCACTTCCATGAAGCCCTAAGTGGGGCTGAAAGGGGGGATGATAAGTGGGCTTGCTACAATGCTTATGTTGCAGTTAGAACCTTATTGTTGGGCATTTTGGGCGAGGACCCCTACGCACCTAAGATGGGCTTGTACTCACTGCCATCCTTGGCCAGAAAGGCTATGCCTATGTTAGACCCAGAGGCCGAGAAATGCGCTTCCTGTCTCGAGGACTGGTTTGGGAAACCGGCGGTTCGCTGTCTTCGTTGTGCCGAGTTGCTGACCGAGGCTTTACAGGCAACGCTTAGGAGTTAG
- a CDS encoding FAD-dependent oxidoreductase, with protein sequence MTKVVVVGGGIAGIYFAYRLLQLVDARVVLIEPKENHEFVIGIPMAFGGLIDFDQLLFPLSQLRRVIHVRDNAKALDGKCVRLASMPSVCGDYVVLAPGAYKLGSVEYWNVEGAKKLWNNVEKAQSIHFIVNELNPVIGFQEIAYAIKTRFPEKRVSIHLVYVADDYRFLLNPWMTWAEAKGIEISEDPPQHRPGDLYISVPSVRPHPLVADLEPDPATMETQLERVYLIGDAALLKLGLPPIGWGALWQASLAAQAVASEITMGYIEVEPDIWSSMSDPEKFKNWLTYRMTSGTPLIHIKGLYDTWANKVVKTLS encoded by the coding sequence GTGACTAAAGTCGTTGTAGTTGGCGGCGGGATTGCCGGTATATACTTCGCCTATAGGCTACTGCAATTGGTGGATGCAAGAGTTGTTTTAATTGAGCCTAAGGAAAATCACGAGTTTGTGATAGGAATCCCAATGGCTTTTGGCGGCTTAATAGACTTCGACCAACTCCTATTCCCCCTTTCTCAGCTTAGAAGGGTGATTCATGTAAGGGATAATGCAAAGGCATTAGACGGAAAGTGTGTAAGACTTGCCTCTATGCCAAGCGTCTGCGGGGATTACGTAGTCTTAGCCCCAGGGGCGTACAAATTAGGGAGCGTGGAGTATTGGAACGTAGAAGGAGCTAAAAAGTTGTGGAACAACGTGGAAAAAGCGCAATCTATACACTTCATCGTTAACGAGCTTAATCCAGTAATAGGGTTCCAGGAAATCGCGTATGCAATAAAGACGAGGTTTCCAGAAAAGAGGGTATCAATACACCTCGTATACGTCGCTGATGATTACCGGTTCCTTCTCAACCCGTGGATGACGTGGGCTGAGGCCAAGGGTATAGAAATTAGTGAGGACCCGCCTCAACATAGGCCCGGTGATTTATACATCTCAGTACCCTCGGTTAGACCTCACCCTCTAGTTGCAGATTTAGAGCCAGATCCGGCAACAATGGAAACTCAACTGGAGAGGGTCTACCTAATAGGCGATGCGGCGTTGCTGAAACTTGGCCTCCCGCCGATAGGATGGGGAGCCCTCTGGCAGGCATCTCTTGCCGCACAAGCTGTGGCATCCGAAATTACAATGGGCTATATAGAAGTGGAGCCAGACATATGGAGCTCCATGTCCGATCCTGAAAAATTCAAAAATTGGCTTACCTATAGGATGACCAGTGGGACGCCTTTAATCCACATAAAAGGCCTATACGACACATGGGCAAACAAGGTCGTAAAAACGCTTTCATAG